A single region of the Thermococcus paralvinellae genome encodes:
- a CDS encoding geranylgeranyl reductase family protein encodes MHYDVVVVGAGIAGPILSRNLAKKGYKVLMIDKKAEIGSPKRCGEGLGIANFKKYDIPMDKRFINREIYGAAIYSPSGYKLEIRYDKVAGVILERKIFDKMLAYYAAKAGADVMAKTEAVGLIRKEGRIAGVKAKHEGESLEIYADVIVAADGVESRVARWAGINSFLPPHELDSAYEYEMIIENFEFDPDIIHLYFGNEVAPRGYVWIFPKDEDRANVGIGINGDNPKTAKYYLEKWLKENNIKGTKILEVNVGGVPVGGFLKELVKDNVVVVGDAARQVNPMHGGGMAEAMEAATIASKWIDKALSEENLELLKGYTDEWWAGEGQKLLRILKVRQISEKLSDDELDVAVQALSSADAEKIAAGDYKEVFKALIKNPKILLKPRMLKLLKEAL; translated from the coding sequence CTGCATTATGATGTTGTAGTCGTTGGAGCTGGCATTGCGGGGCCAATTTTATCAAGGAATTTAGCTAAAAAAGGATACAAAGTTCTCATGATTGATAAAAAAGCTGAAATAGGTTCACCAAAGAGATGTGGGGAAGGATTGGGCATCGCAAACTTTAAAAAATATGATATTCCCATGGATAAACGCTTTATAAATAGGGAAATTTATGGCGCTGCTATATATTCTCCAAGTGGCTACAAACTTGAAATCAGGTATGATAAAGTCGCTGGTGTAATCTTGGAGAGAAAGATTTTTGATAAAATGCTTGCTTATTATGCAGCCAAAGCAGGAGCAGATGTCATGGCAAAAACAGAAGCAGTTGGTCTAATAAGGAAAGAAGGTAGGATAGCTGGAGTTAAGGCTAAGCACGAAGGAGAGTCTTTGGAGATTTACGCTGATGTAATTGTCGCAGCTGATGGTGTAGAAAGCAGGGTAGCAAGGTGGGCCGGAATAAACAGCTTTTTACCACCTCACGAGCTTGATTCTGCCTATGAATACGAAATGATAATTGAGAATTTTGAGTTTGATCCTGATATAATTCATCTTTACTTTGGGAATGAAGTTGCTCCAAGAGGCTATGTCTGGATCTTTCCAAAAGACGAAGATAGAGCTAATGTTGGAATTGGAATTAATGGAGACAATCCAAAAACAGCAAAGTACTATCTAGAGAAGTGGCTTAAAGAGAACAACATAAAAGGAACCAAGATTCTAGAAGTCAATGTTGGAGGAGTCCCAGTCGGCGGCTTTTTGAAAGAGCTTGTCAAAGATAACGTTGTGGTTGTTGGTGATGCAGCAAGGCAAGTAAACCCAATGCACGGCGGAGGAATGGCTGAAGCTATGGAGGCAGCAACAATAGCAAGCAAATGGATTGATAAAGCTTTGAGCGAAGAAAACCTTGAACTGCTTAAGGGATATACGGATGAATGGTGGGCTGGAGAAGGTCAAAAGCTTCTTAGAATTCTAAAAGTTAGGCAGATAAGTGAAAAGCTCAGCGATGATGAGCTTGATGTGGCAGTCCAAGCGTTGAGTAGTGCAGATGCCGAGAAAATAGCTGCTGGAGATTACAAGGAAGTCTTCAAGGCTTTGATAAAGAACCCAAAAATCTTGCTCAAACCAAGGATGCTCAAACTTTTGAAAGAAGCCCTTTAA
- the surR gene encoding sulfur metabolism transcriptional regulator SurR codes for MSEPDIFYILGNKVRRDLLSHLTCTECYFSLLSNKVSVSSTAVSKHLKIMEREGLLKSYEKEGKFIGPVRKYYKITLSNTYVVTVTPNLFWYKGIKLEEKPSLRKFEINLENLDASPDTLQSMVINFIDANKELGNLLEALKTLESYRDMLVRSIKERYLDEIGDMTQLAILHYLLLYGEATIEDLSDRLNLKEREVIKKAEELNKFVPLIIKEDSIKIDEEKLRKIVK; via the coding sequence ATGTCTGAGCCGGATATATTTTACATTTTAGGGAATAAGGTGAGGAGAGATTTACTTAGTCATTTAACTTGTACTGAATGTTATTTTAGCCTATTAAGCAATAAAGTTAGTGTTTCATCAACAGCAGTATCAAAGCATCTCAAGATCATGGAAAGAGAGGGACTTTTGAAATCCTATGAAAAAGAGGGGAAGTTCATTGGTCCAGTAAGAAAATATTACAAAATTACCTTATCTAACACCTACGTTGTCACTGTTACCCCCAATTTGTTCTGGTATAAAGGGATTAAATTAGAGGAAAAGCCAAGCCTCAGAAAATTTGAGATTAATCTTGAAAATCTCGATGCTTCTCCTGATACATTGCAGTCAATGGTCATCAATTTTATCGATGCCAACAAAGAGCTGGGGAATCTTTTAGAGGCTCTTAAGACACTCGAAAGTTATAGAGATATGCTTGTCAGAAGCATAAAAGAGCGTTATTTAGATGAAATTGGAGACATGACTCAATTAGCAATATTACATTATTTACTGCTCTATGGGGAGGCTACAATTGAAGACCTTAGTGATCGCCTAAATCTCAAAGAGAGAGAGGTTATCAAAAAAGCTGAAGAGTTAAACAAGTTTGTACCGTTAATAATAAAAGAAGATAGCATTAAAATAGACGAGGAAAAACTTAGAAAAATTGTGAAATAA
- the pdo gene encoding protein disulfide oxidoreductase, which produces MGLISDGDKKVIKEEFFSKLTNPVKLIVFVGKEHCQYCEQLKQLVQEISELSDLVSYEIHDFDTEKELAEKYRIDRAPATIITQDGKDLGVRYFGLPAGHEFGAFLEDIVDVSNGTTDLMPDTKDTLKSIDKDVRILVFVTPTCPYCPMAVRMAHKFAIENALAGKGKILGDMVEAIEYPEWADQYRVMAVPKIVIQVDGVDKVEFEGAYPEKMFLEKLLEALE; this is translated from the coding sequence ATGGGATTGATAAGCGATGGAGACAAGAAAGTTATTAAAGAGGAATTCTTTTCAAAACTAACTAACCCAGTCAAGCTCATCGTGTTCGTGGGTAAAGAACACTGTCAATATTGCGAGCAGCTTAAGCAACTTGTTCAAGAGATTAGCGAGCTAAGTGATTTAGTGAGTTACGAGATTCATGACTTTGACACTGAAAAGGAACTTGCAGAAAAATACAGGATTGATAGAGCTCCAGCGACAATAATCACTCAAGATGGAAAAGATTTGGGAGTTAGATACTTTGGACTCCCAGCTGGACATGAATTTGGAGCATTCCTTGAGGATATAGTCGATGTATCAAATGGTACAACTGACTTAATGCCAGATACAAAAGATACACTTAAGAGCATTGACAAAGATGTCAGAATACTAGTTTTTGTAACCCCAACCTGTCCATACTGTCCAATGGCAGTTAGAATGGCTCACAAATTTGCTATTGAGAACGCATTGGCTGGAAAGGGTAAAATACTTGGAGATATGGTCGAGGCTATTGAATACCCAGAGTGGGCTGACCAGTACAGAGTCATGGCAGTTCCAAAGATAGTCATCCAAGTTGATGGCGTTGACAAGGTCGAGTTTGAGGGTGCTTACCCAGAGAAGATGTTCCTCGAGAAGCTCCTCGAAGCTCTCGAGTGA
- a CDS encoding DUF362 domain-containing protein, producing MTLPRVKILINREKCYLCGSCVAVCPKEAIIIESEEWRFFQEKCIGCKFCILACPVGALTAKEVE from the coding sequence ATGACGCTTCCAAGGGTTAAAATACTGATTAACAGAGAAAAGTGCTATCTTTGCGGTTCTTGTGTAGCAGTATGTCCAAAAGAGGCAATAATAATTGAAAGCGAAGAATGGAGATTCTTCCAAGAAAAATGCATTGGGTGTAAGTTCTGCATTTTGGCTTGTCCAGTTGGAGCATTGACTGCTAAGGAGGTTGAGTGA